From one Dermacentor variabilis isolate Ectoservices chromosome 3, ASM5094787v1, whole genome shotgun sequence genomic stretch:
- the LOC142575063 gene encoding uncharacterized protein LOC142575063 has protein sequence MSHLWLVTCVNSIAKQKLVDKGELLVKGLKCLVIDPECKNIKMKLLWLPPHLEQRRIVEALEPYGTVQSITREMWRCDGMEGWQMTNRDVAFKLKDGVSAGNLPHLLSIYGHQCLILVPGRPPLCLRCNRVGHIRRQCRTPRCSNCHRYGHPADACVGTCADKLRGNRPAEADTITDHLTDVSEVVDATGETLPETHRQEQIKPSSADISLSQKPASEEETKAPDDEPTVSWAESPPVQDRPLSVESGSMCEAAKKRPAPSDNPSPSAKEARVPKVSKLTKPLRGTPTPADVPCVNVHQKVHSASPHQEGSGAPLEQRLEAAPT, from the coding sequence ATGAGCCATTTGTGGTTGGTGACATGTGTTAATAGCATCGCGAAACAGAAACTTGTCGACAAAGGCGAGTTGTTGGTGAAAGGCCTCAAGTGCCTTGTCATTGACCCGGAATGCAAGAATATCAAgatgaagcttctttggcttcccCCACACCTCGAACAGAGACGGATTGTTGAAGCGCTAGAGCCATATGGCACAGTGCAGTCCATCACGAGAGAAATGTGGCGGTGTGACGGCATGGAGGGCTGGCAAATGACTAACCGAGACGTGGCGTTCAAATTGAAAGATGGCGTTTCTGCCGGTAATCTGCCACATCTGTTGAGCATATATGGCCACCAGTGCCTTATCTTGGTACCTGGCCGACCACCACTTTGCCTCCGGTGCAACAGAGTTGGGCATATCCGGCGACAATGTCGAACACCACGCTGCAGTAACTGTCACCGCTACGGTCACCCTGCAGATGCATGCGTCGGAACCTGCGCTGACAAGCTTCGTGGAAATAGACCAGCTGAGGCTGATACCATCACCGATCATCTCACGGACGTGAGCGAAGTTGTGGATGCAACTGGAGAAACACTCCCTGAGACTCATCGACAAGAACAGATTAAACCGTCATCGGCTGACATAAGCCTCAGCCAGAAGCctgcgagcgaggaggagactaAGGCACCTGACGACGAACCAACTGTGTCTTGGGCAGAATCtccaccagttcaagatcgcccACTGTCAGTGGAATCTGGATCGATGTGCGAGGCCGCCAAGAAGCGTCCAGCGCCATCCGACAATCCATCGCCCTCGGCAAAGGAGGCTCGCGTTCCCAAGGTGTCAAAGTTAACAAAACCGCTCCGGGGAACACCTACACCTGCTGATGTCCCTtgtgttaacgtgcaccaaaaagTCCATAGTGCATCACCTCATCAAGAAGGGAGTGGTGCACCTCTGGAGCAGCGTTTAGAAGCTGCACCTACATAG